The following is a genomic window from Bacillus carboniphilus.
TGGTGTTTCTATTTAAGGGGGTGATTACTAGTAATCTATAAATCCTAGTTTTTTAGATTTGTTGAAATCAAAGGGGGAGTCAATTCAATGAAAAGAAAACAATTTCTATTACTAATGATCATGTTCCTCATCGCTTCTCTGTTCCTTGCAGCCTGTTCCGAAGATAAAGAAGAAGGTCAGAAAAAGGACCCGGATACAGAAGAAAAGGACAATAAGGAAGAAAAAGATAATGAAGAACAAAATCCAACTACAAGTGAACCTGTAGATGGAGGAACCATTACTTACGCCATGGAAAGTGAATTTGAAGGCCTTTTGGATCAAGTTTATTTTTCTGGCCAATCAGATGCAGAAATTTTGGCCTTCACTTCTGAAAATATGATTTCTTTTGACGAAAACTTGAAGCCTATCCCATGGTTAGCTGAGTGGTCTGTATCTGAAGATAATAAGACATACACATTTACTTTAGTTAAAGACGACATCAAGTGGCATAATGGGGAAACCTTAACCATGGAAGATTGGGTATTTGCCATTGAAACGATTGCACATCCTGATTACACTGGACCAAGATATGTTAACGTCCAAGATATTGTTGGTGCTGAAGAGTTCAAAGCTGGGACTGCAGACAGCATTACTGGTTTAGTCATGTCAGACGACAAACAAACATTAAGTGTTACTTTTAAAGAAGCAAAAATTAACAACCTGACAAACCTATGGACGGCTCCTATGTCTAAGAAAGCATTCGAAGGAATTGCTGTTGCAGATATGGAAGAGTCTGATCCAGTTCGTAAAAATCCAGTAGGTACAGGTCCATTTAAAATTGTAAATATCCTCCCTGGTGAATCCATTGAAATGGAAAAACACGCAGACTACTGGAGAGGCTCACCACACCTAGATAAACTTATCGTAAAAGTTATTGATGGTTCGTTAATGGTTGGGGAATTAGAAACAGGGAACGTTCATATGAGTGCTTTCCATCC
Proteins encoded in this region:
- the opp4A gene encoding oligopeptide ABC transporter substrate-binding protein — encoded protein: MKRKQFLLLMIMFLIASLFLAACSEDKEEGQKKDPDTEEKDNKEEKDNEEQNPTTSEPVDGGTITYAMESEFEGLLDQVYFSGQSDAEILAFTSENMISFDENLKPIPWLAEWSVSEDNKTYTFTLVKDDIKWHNGETLTMEDWVFAIETIAHPDYTGPRYVNVQDIVGAEEFKAGTADSITGLVMSDDKQTLSVTFKEAKINNLTNLWTAPMSKKAFEGIAVADMEESDPVRKNPVGTGPFKIVNILPGESIEMEKHADYWRGSPHLDKLIVKVIDGSLMVGELETGNVHMSAFHPSILPQVEELKNVEIVEVPGLSYYYVGFKMGKWDGSKNVMDPNNKYVDKDLRKAMLYAINRQEWVDAFFSGLGGPVNTPSPSAHWITASSDELPNNYEFNPDKAMELLDEAGYVDVDGDGFREDPNGDKFVINFGHYDTGNPTYEARARAITQYWGDVGLQAELTMTEVNLYYEMVENDDPAIEVFYAGWGTGSDPDPYGLWAEDALWNYPRWVNKDSDQLMLDALNMDLLKDANGQISDEKRKEIYVEWQKIMNEELPVLPIMELRDAWALNSNLKGVSFGVNGFNPPNEWWFEQ